A stretch of Cicer arietinum cultivar CDC Frontier isolate Library 1 chromosome 5, Cicar.CDCFrontier_v2.0, whole genome shotgun sequence DNA encodes these proteins:
- the LOC101495237 gene encoding protein NUCLEAR FUSION DEFECTIVE 4-like has protein sequence MHSTSLKWLSLVAIIWLQAINGTNTDFPAYSSQLKQLLSISQIQLNTLAFASDAGKLFGWLSGLAAIHLPLWLVLIIGSTLGLIGYGVQYYLFLTNQISSLSYWHVFLLTFLAGNSICWINTVCYVVAIRNFLSNSQVAVGLSTSYQGLSAKIYINIVDVVSPHNKAKTFLFMNSLVPIVISLLVAPIVREIEVKNPKHSSVGFALMFVITIATGIYAVMSSLQFFTSKISSLGVLIGLLVSLLLPLLLPISFKIKELVDSWYKKRERLRVYHFTMDENNNEESRVSEVKEGEDCSEVEEIDVMEEIGVKLMLKRMNFWLYLFVYFFGATIGLVFLNNLGQIAESRGCSATSSLVSLSSSFGFFGRLMPSLVNYFYRGKHKISRAASMVAVMAPTSCAFFLLINKNDLALYISTAVIGVSTGAITSIAVSTTTELFGTKNFSVNHNVLVANIPIGSFLFGYSAALVYRKEGNEHGNCIGIDCYRNTFILWGSCCCLGTLLALILHTRTRNFYSHKQ, from the exons ATGCATTCTACATCTCTTAAATGGCTAAGCCTTGTAGCCATTATATGGCTCCAAGCTATAAATGGAACAAACACAGATTTCCCTGCTTACTCTTCCCAACTTAAACAACTTCTTTCCATTTCTCAAATTCAACTCAACACCCTTGCTTTTGCCTCCGATGCCGGAAAACTTTTCGGTTGGCTTTCCGGCCTCGCTGCTATTCACCTCCCTCTCTGGCTTGTCCTTATCATCGGTTCGACTCTCGGACTAATCGGTTACGGTGTCCAATATTATCTCTTCCTAACCAACCAAATTTCTTCTCTATCTTATTGGCATGTGTTCTTACTAACTTTTCTAGCTGGAAATAGCATTTGTTGGATTAACACTGTTTGTTATGTTGTTGCCATAAGAAACTTCTTATCTAATAGCCAAGTTGCTGTTGGATTATCAACTAGTTATCAAGGATTAAGTGCAaagatttatataaatattgttgATGTTGTTTCTCCACATAATAAGGCTAAGACTTTTCTATTCATGAACTCTCTAGTACCTATAGTTATTAGTTTATTAGTAGCTCCTATAGTAAGagaaattgaagtgaaaaatcctAAGCATTCTAGTGTTGGATTTGCTTTGATGTTTGTTATTACAATTGCAACTGGAATTTATGCTGTAATGAGTAGCTTGCAATTTTTCACATCCAAAATATCATCACTTGGTGTTCTTATTGGTCTTCTAGTGTCTCTTCTTTTGCCTCTATTGCTTCCAATTTCCTTTAAGATCAAGGAACTAGTTGATTCATGGtacaagaaaagagaaagacTAAGAGTTTACCATTTTACAATGGATGAGAATAATAATGAAGAGAGTAGAGTGAGTGAGGTGAAAGAAGGAGAAGATTGTAGTGAAGTTGAAGAGATTGATGTTATGGAAGAAATTGGAGTGAAGTTAATGTTGAAGAGAATGAATTTTTggttatatttgtttgtttatttttttggtgCAACAATTGGTTTAGTGTTTCTTAACAACCTGGGACAAATAGCTGAATCCAGAGGTTGCTCTGCCACTTCATCTTTGGTGtctttatcttcttcttttggATTCTTTGGCCGTCTCATGCCATCTCTAGTGAACTACTTTTACAG gggaaaacataaaatttcaaGAGCTGCCTCAATGGTGGCAGTGATGGCACCAACATCATGTGCATTTTTCTTACTTATTAACAAAAATGACCTGGCACTTTACATAAGCACTGCTGTGATTGGAGTGAGTACTGGAGCAATCACTTCCATTGCTGTTTCCACAACAACTGAATTATTTGGAACAAAGAATTTCTCTGTAAACCATAATGTGCTTGTGGCCAATATCCCAATTGGGTCATTTTTGTTTGGTTACTCAGCTGCACTTGTTTACCGTAAGGAAGGAAATGAACATGGGAATTGTATTGGCATAGACTGTTACAGAAACACTTTTATCCTTTGGGGTTCATGTTGTTGCCTTGGAACTTTATTGGCTTTAATTTTGCATACTAGAACTAGAAACTTTTACTCACATAAACAATAG